Proteins from a single region of Plasmodium brasilianum strain Bolivian I chromosome 13, whole genome shotgun sequence:
- a CDS encoding H/ACA ribonucleoprotein complex subunit 4 — MEEAKVEYKIEPEKKEAVIDASNWPLLLKNYDKLNIRSSHFTPLPMGNSPYSRNLEEYLKYGIINLDKPSNPSSHEVVSWIRKILKCEKTGHSGTLDPKVTGVLLVCLNRATRLVKSQQESGKEYVCVCKFHSKPNSVEEVKLVLNNFQGAIFQRPPLICAVKRQLRVRTIYDSKLLDYDDINNICVFWVKCQAGTYIRTLCEHIGLLLGVGAHMQELRRVKSGNMTEYDNMCTLHDILDAQYIYDTTGDESYLRKIITPLEKLLINFPRIVIKDSAVNAICYGAKLTIPGVLRFDTNIDINSEIVLMTTKGEAVALAIAQMTSTVIATVDHGIVSLTKRVIMDRDTYDVKWGFGSRSMEKKKLILSGLLDKYGKPNEKTPLSWIKSEGYAPKIVGDTTIYTLNNDNSDKMEENKKSTTIIQQNALDNGNLNFNEREKQKRENKLLEANNNIEHSDTGVVKKKRKKK, encoded by the coding sequence ATGGAAGAAGCAAAAgtagaatataaaatagaaccggaaaaaaaagaagctgTTATAGATGCTTCGAATTGGCcattattactaaaaaattatgataaacTAAATATTCGTTCATCTCATTTTACGCCTCTTCCAATGGGTAATTCACCATACTCAAGAAATTTagaagaatatttaaaatatgggATAATTAATTTAGATAAGCCAAGTAACCCGTCTTCACATGAAGTCGTTTCATggataagaaaaattttaaaatgtgaaaaaacaGGACATAGTGGAACACTAGATCCAAAAGTAACAGGGGTACTACTAGTTTGTTTAAATAGGGCAACTAGACTTGTAAAATCTCAACAAGAATCTGGAAAAGAATATGTTTGTGTATGCAAATTTCATTCGAAACCTAATAGTGTAGAAGAAGTAAAGTtagtattaaataattttcaaggAGCTATATTCCAAAGGCCACCATTAATATGTGCAGTTAAAAGACAGTTAAGAGTTAGAACAATCTATGATTCGAAATTACTAGATTAtgatgatataaataatatatgtgtattttgGGTAAAATGTCAAGCAGGAACGTATATAAGAACTTTATGTGAACATATAGGTTTGTTATTAGGAGTAGGAGCACATATGCAAGAATTAAGAAGAGTAAAATCTGGTAACATGACTGAGTATGACAATATGTGTACATTACATGATATTTTGGAtgcacaatatatatatgatacaaCAGGTGATGAAAGCTacttaagaaaaattataacaccTTTAGAAAAATTACTTATTAATTTCCCGCGTATAGTTATAAAAGATAGTGCAGTTAATGCAATTTGTTATGGTGCAAAGTTAACCATTCCAGGTGTTTTAAGATTTGATActaatatagatataaactCCGAAATTGTTCTAATGACAACAAAAGGTGAAGCAGTTGCACTAGCTATTGCACAAATGACTTCGACAGTCATTGCAACTGTTGATCATGGTATTGTTTCTTTAACAAAAAGAGTTATAATGGATAGGGATACATATGATGTTAAATGGGGATTTGGTTCTAGGtctatggaaaaaaaaaaattaattctttcAGGTCTGTTAGACAAGTATGGAAAACCAAATGAAAAAACTCCCTTAAGTTGGATAAAAAGTGAAGGTTATGCTCCTAAAATTGTTGGGGACACCACAATTTATACTCtgaataatgataatagtgataaaatggaagaaaataaaaaaagtaccACGATAATTCAACAAAATGCTTTGGATAATGGTAacttaaattttaatgagAGAGAGAAACAAAAACGGGAGAATAAACTTCTAGAAGCAAATAATAACATTGAACACTCTGACACAGGTGTAGTGAAAaagaaacgaaaaaaaaagtag